The DNA window TTTTGTTCacgatgaaaaaatatttcaatcgtaTGGCCCAATCTCCGAACAATGTGCCGTTGCGGAAAGGCTCAATGGTGGCTGCCATTGTGTGCGCCATATCAATGAACTATAATTTAACACAAATTAAAATCTTCACCAATTGAGTGACAAAAAAATAATAGGATGAAAAAATAACTCACCGCAGTGCCGACTTACGAGCACCTGCACGTTAGCGGAAGATCCACTTAAACTTCCAACTACACCGTCGGATTCGGCGTTTGCCTCTCCAGCAGTCCACTAGGAAAACAGCGACCTAAACACCAAAGATCACAAGAAGGAATtagaatttttataaaaaaattgtttcgttttaaataaaactaaaaatcaagtaaaattttttttatttttttaaacttttgtatAAAATAACCTTTAGTGCAAAACTGGCACCATTGTCACTTCCAAGCCGTCCTTCTCACAccatcccagttaaactcattccggaaccggttcggatttctgaatggagtcattatggattccaaatgaaatgcaacaaccgattccgactcagaatcggttgttgcatttgatttggaatccataatgactccattcaggattccgaatcaaattccgaatggtttgaccgggatggacgagaaaaaaaaatgaacaaaatgatgtGCTACTAAAACGAAACAAAATGCCTAAACCGTACAATGGTTTCGATTAGCGTCGGTTTATACACAATGCACTTTCACTGTTTCTTTTGCTCTATACTTTGAGTacttacaatttttttccgcGCTCCAATGGCCACGCACTTTTGATTGTCCGGATGACCGGGAAACCGCCCTTCGAGCCGCGGGAATCTGTCCGTCGAGCCGCGTTCCGTAGTTGTCCTCGTCGCCAGTTGTAAGATCCGTCCGTCCGGGAGGTGGACCAGTAGAGCAGAAACAGCTTCAGTAGATGCAGGAACCACTTGGGGACCACGAAGGGAAAGTTCTTTTGAACTTAATAAATAAACACTACTTATCACTTTGTAATCACGTACTGCAAAAAGAGACTGACGTCTCGAATGcagatgtttttattttgctttcTGCAAAGGTAGGTACGCCAAAAGAGCGTAACCTAATTTAGGGTATAATTTAGTGTTGTACTAAATTATACCCATTTTTGGGTACACAACAATTTCTAATATCACAGAGCAGACATATAAGCTATAGAACAAGCATTCGCGAAAAGCTCGTATGtgtaggaccatttgacatgtagTGCAAATCTGTGTTAAGGAAAACGTACAAATTTACCGGGTTTCGCTGAAAACCACTTTTCAGGTTGTTGGTTTCCAATTAGcagaaaaccggttttcattcaAGTGAGGAAATTGGCCGGAAGTTTCGATAACAGAAAACTTTGGAAATATGAGCATTAAAACATAAAAAGGAGATCTGCGCAGTTGTTTTAAAAATCTCAGGGGAACGCTGTCTAGCAAGTATTTCGTACCCAACATCAGCTGGACCGGACCTGATTATCATGGCTGAACAGcaataaataatatcttttacaaAGATGTCAACTACTAGTACACGAGACATTCGAAACCGATTACCCTATATACTCTTTTTGGGGTGAACTAACCAAAAAACGGGGTCCAAAGTGCTGGATCGAGGCGAGATATTGGGTACACGCAAAATATATGCGATTTGACAACCACAGCCTACCCCTGAAAAATCTGAGCAGAACATTGACAATCTGTAAAACACAGATAAATCCTTGTACCTGGCATCCATGATGCCACTTTTCAAGTATAACTTATCATCGCGCCATCTGCGTGCCGAGATGTGCTTTgatcattcaattcattttcaTTCGCGTTTCCCAACACTCGCCAGCAGTGTCGCCGCGGGCAGTTAATTTGATAATTATATCTATATGTAAATAcggtaaatattattttttgtttacaaaaacataaataatcacttttttcatttttataacGATTCTCTGAAGTTAACTAACTTAAACGGAAGAAAATGCCACGACGGTGTGTTGTTCTTGGCTGCCTCACAAACCGCGAATTTTACGAACCTGGCGTAAGATTTTTCCTGTTTCCGCGGGATGATGAGCGATTACGCGAACGTTGGCGTGATGCCATTGGTCGCGATCAGAACTGGAAGATACCAAACATGGCTTCCGTTTGTCAGCGACATTTCCTGCAGGATGAGTTAACCGCGGATCGGCGGTTGCCCGACTCTGCTGTCCCCACAGTTAATCTGCCATCGGAGGAACTCCGATTAAAAGGTGACAATCGGCAATCTATAATGCGGCAACTGAAAAAACCCTCGGATTCACCGAAAGTAGTTGAATACAGAAAACATGCTGGAGCTACGCGACCGAACAGACAACGGCAGCAAAAAAAGATCTTGCGAATAGCACCGAACGTTGAAAATGCAGAAGAGTTCATTGGAAGGGAAGAAGTTCTTGAAGAACACCACTTATCAGATGAATCGCAGGCAGATGAAGAAATCCATTTACCAATAGAAACGGTGGATTTTGAAGAAGAGATAGccgaaaataatattttctttTGTCGATTCTGTACTGAAAAGTTGGACCTAGCTTCTAGTTTAGATATTAGCTATCTAAAAAATGTGGAACCAGTTCGACAAGGGATATGGGACTTGTGTATGGTAGATTGCGAAGACGTTGTCGTTTTTGAATATCTAAAGAAAATTTGCACTAATTGCTGGGAAAGAATGCAATCTTTTGAAagatttgttgataattgttcgAGGCAACAAAATTTGCTAATTGCACAATATAGTAAAAATCCAAAGGAGATATTGGAACAAGTGACTATCAAGTACGAACCGCCCCAACGTGACTCTGATAACGCTTTGGAACAGGTAAGTAATGACGTACATTGAAATACCTGGCTGCAGCTTGTTCATTCGTATTTTAATGTACTCCTTAGGTGATCCCATCGAAAGATTGTTCTAACGTCAGTACACCGATATATGAAGCTGAGCCCTTGCCTTCTTTAGAAGGGCTTTCAATTGATGAAATGATTGAGGTGCTAGACAAAATCCCTCCTCGGAGCAAAAGAGTAAacgccattcctcacgaagagtgTTGGGACTGTGGTCAACAATTTCCAAATCGAAGCCGCAAGAAAGAACATCGTAAAACCTGCTCTGCCATTGGTACAACCGAATCTCTGCGAAACAAAAACTATAAGTGCGAAATCTGCAAGAAAATGATCAAAACTCGTGCCGGTTATCGGGTACATCTACTTAAAATTCACAGAAACCAGAACACTGCGGAGGATAACTGCCCTGATGAGTTGAAACAGCTGCACGCAAGAAAACGCTTACCGTGCCCACTGTGTCCCAATCGGTTCCAGCAAGTACATCAGCTAAAATATCATCTGAAAACCCACCAGAGTAAAACACTTTGTGGTACAAAGCGTCGGAAAACCGTCTGCGCCGATAGCGATGGAACTTGTATGGTTTGTGGTAAACGATTTCAGAACCCGTTTTACCTAGAAACGCACATGAAGTTTCATCTGAAGGAGAAAGATTTTCGGTGCGATCAGTGTGATAAGGCATACTATACCAGGGTACGAAACGATACAGATAGTTAATTTTACTGAAAGGAgtctaaaattattttcaataacaAGAAAACTCATAGTAAGAGTAAATACTATTAGTTTTCTtgttattgaaaataatttccttGTAAACGAATTTTGCGGATTTCTATTTTAGCGTATACATAAACTTGTACAGATAAATCTATAAGTTATAAGTTAGTACATATAGGCATCCAAACAGCAAAATTTTTGTCTGCCATAACAACAGTTTTTAATAAATAACATTGTTTTTCAATTTCCAGCATGATCTCAATGATCATAAGAAAACGGTCCATAAAGATCCTACATTGCTGTGTGGAGTATGTGGAAAATTCTTCGCAACACGCCGTGCTTTCACACGTCACAGTTGGACTCACGACAAATCTATTGTATCCCACCGCTGTGCATACTGCGCGAAAGCTTTTCCTGATGCTTGCTCTCTCAAATATCACGTGATGAAACATACGGGTGAAAAAAGTTACCGATGTGAGCTCTGTGGTCGTCAGTTTCGTTTTCGGTACATGATGACGCAGCATTTGATCCGAAATCACAATATTGTGATAGATGGTGTGAAGCTATACAAACGGAAGAACGAGCTACAAGACTACGAAGAACAAAAAGGAGATAACGTTGACGTTGGTATCGAGACTGAACAGTTTCCAGGATATGAACGTTTGGATCTGGAAACCGCGACTCCAACTGACGAGGTCAACAATTAGCTTGGTTCTAATGTAAGTAAAGTTATACACTGTTACTGGACTATAAGATGAAGTTTCTTTTCAAAACTTGTTTTAAATGTGATAAGCATAAGAATGGTCTTTGGCGAATGATGACTACCCTCGCCAGTTCGATCCTCAACTCATTTTTTCGTCGAACATATAGTTGAACGCTCTTTTAAAATGCATGtcatgaatcatgtttgaaacaTTGTTGTTGATGTTTTGTTCAGTTCTAGCTTTAaccgttttcgttttctgtatAACCAgctattgaaatttcttttgtgGTTTACCCTTAAAATAAGGCATTGAACATTTTCCATAACCTGTGGACTTTTTACGTGCGGTTGTTAGTGCAATATCTGATATCTACCATTAGAGATACAGCCCCTGCTAGACGGCCATTTTTTTTAGCCAGGATCAGGCATCAGcatccccatgttgatcggagatttgtgctttGCCATGATTTGTTTTTTCATCATATCCCTGATGGGAGGAactggggaagtggtaaggttagagATAAGAAAAACAACAACACAGAGAACATGGACAATACAGAAATATTCTTCATTACCAGGGGAATAAAGACACTTCTCTATGaccggatatatcaacaccccgaggggatattgaggtAACAGAACAATAACACCCTCAAATTTTTGGCGGTCATATTTTAGCGTATAACCCTTTTTCGCCAGAGATTGGTCGTCGATACTGGAAAAATACAGCAAACAAGGATTATGGAAATCTAGCCTAATCAAAACAGAACTCCTCAAACATTCCGTGGGATGCCAGGGAATGTAAAGGAATACCTTATTCTGGTGAAGGCTATGTGTTTGTTAATAAAACGGAAGTCCCCTGCCCTCCACTTACCTAGCTACCCTGTTGGCTACAGCGTCATCTCGCCAATGCCGTGCGTATCGTAGAGCTCCATCTTTGTTACCGTACGTGACGAATGAATAACCAATTTAAAGTcacgcaaataaaacaaacaatccATCTTTGTCGGTCTTGAGCTACTTGCTTCCAGTTCCCGCGCACGTTCAGGGATCTCAGCTCCTCAGGCCCATTGCAGTCTGCCGTATTTTATCTGTTTAACAATATCTGCAGTTTTGTACATATACTTGGTACAACTTATGATTCATGCGTCTGCTCCATACTCCGAGTATTGTTCGCAGCACTTTACGCTCGAAGACTCCGAATGCTCTCCTATCTGCATCCCTCAACGTCCTCGCTTCGTGGCCATAAAGAGCGACAGGGAGGATCAGTGTCTTGTATAAGGTGAATTTTGTTAACGTTTGCAGATTACGGGACTTAAGGTGGTTGCGTAGACCGTAAAGTTCCTGTTAGCAGCTGCAATACGCCTTTTTATCACACGGGAAGCATCGTTGTCGCAAGTCATCAAGATAAACGAATTCTTCGACAACTTCAAAGGCGTCAACATCAAGCACTACCTTGAAACTCTTTATCTGCGACCATGTATTTTATCTTGGCTGAGTTGATGATTATACTCTTTGTATCCCTCTTAAAAGGTACGaaggcctcttccactgctctacgaTCGATTCCAACTACATCAAGCTTGTGATGCTCCTGATGATAGCTCCTTCAAGAGCAATATTGATAAGCAAATTTCTATGTGCATGGCCTTGCTTCAGTCACATCTAAAGTCACAAATGAGGTTGAGATCTCATCTGCAATCCAAATACTTGCTTTTGAACCAGCCAACGTCGCACGGTTCGCTAATCAGTTTCGCCAAAAAACATGCTCGGACGTAATCTACCACAGCTCATTTATTTTCACTGATCGTACGCAGCCTTAAAATCAATGAACAGATGGTGGTTCTGCATGGTGTACTCCCGGAATTTGTCTGGCATCATCCGCAAGCTGAACATCTGATCCGTCGTTGATCGGCCCTCACGAAAACCGGC is part of the Topomyia yanbarensis strain Yona2022 chromosome 1, ASM3024719v1, whole genome shotgun sequence genome and encodes:
- the LOC131677503 gene encoding zinc finger protein 394-like, which codes for MPRRCVVLGCLTNREFYEPGVRFFLFPRDDERLRERWRDAIGRDQNWKIPNMASVCQRHFLQDELTADRRLPDSAVPTVNLPSEELRLKGDNRQSIMRQLKKPSDSPKVVEYRKHAGATRPNRQRQQKKILRIAPNVENAEEFIGREEVLEEHHLSDESQADEEIHLPIETVDFEEEIAENNIFFCRFCTEKLDLASSLDISYLKNVEPVRQGIWDLCMVDCEDVVVFEYLKKICTNCWERMQSFERFVDNCSRQQNLLIAQYSKNPKEILEQVTIKYEPPQRDSDNALEQVIPSKDCSNVSTPIYEAEPLPSLEGLSIDEMIEVLDKIPPRSKRVNAIPHEECWDCGQQFPNRSRKKEHRKTCSAIGTTESLRNKNYKCEICKKMIKTRAGYRVHLLKIHRNQNTAEDNCPDELKQLHARKRLPCPLCPNRFQQVHQLKYHLKTHQSKTLCGTKRRKTVCADSDGTCMVCGKRFQNPFYLETHMKFHLKEKDFRCDQCDKAYYTRHDLNDHKKTVHKDPTLLCGVCGKFFATRRAFTRHSWTHDKSIVSHRCAYCAKAFPDACSLKYHVMKHTGEKSYRCELCGRQFRFRYMMTQHLIRNHNIVIDGVKLYKRKNELQDYEEQKGDNVDVGIETEQFPGYERLDLETATPTDEVNN